From the Octadecabacter antarcticus 307 genome, one window contains:
- a CDS encoding malonate--CoA ligase — protein MANLLYDTLFGRHSGKSTPFLRLANGDVISHAEVLARSSCFANLFIAMGLKPGDRVAVQIDKSPDAVSLYAACVQAGLIFLPLNTAYTSDEVIYFVENSGAALFVCQEIRSREMKVVAKSTGARLETLNSEGGGSLAVLADDQSDSFTTVSRDGDDLAALLYTSGTTGRSKGAMLTQSNLLSNAQTLSEFWRFTADDVLLHALPIFHTHGLFVALNITLLAGGSLIFMPKFDTDFMIKHMCRATTMMGVPTFYTRLLDDPRFSMQVAQHMRLFISGSAPLLAETHVAFEQRTGHRILERYGMTETNMNTSNPFEGERRAGTVGFPLPGVMLKITDTATGKTLPNGDIGQIEVSGPNVFKGYWQMPEKTAEELRENGFFITGDLGQIDEDGYLKIVGRDKDLIIAGGYNIYPKEIEMLINDQQDVLESAVIGIPHSDLGESIIALIVAKKGSMPDLDQISRNIAQSLAKFKQPSKLIMVAQLPRNTMGKVQKNVLRETYGADF, from the coding sequence ATGGCCAATCTCCTCTATGATACGCTGTTCGGCCGACATTCTGGAAAGTCGACACCATTTTTGCGCTTGGCTAATGGCGACGTAATAAGTCACGCTGAAGTTCTTGCTCGCAGCTCTTGTTTTGCAAATTTGTTCATCGCAATGGGCCTAAAGCCTGGTGATCGTGTCGCAGTCCAGATTGACAAATCTCCTGATGCAGTTTCACTTTACGCTGCCTGTGTGCAGGCTGGATTAATATTCTTACCACTTAATACTGCCTACACGTCGGATGAAGTTATCTATTTTGTTGAAAATAGCGGCGCTGCTTTATTTGTGTGTCAAGAGATACGAAGTAGGGAAATGAAAGTCGTTGCTAAATCGACTGGTGCTCGACTGGAAACGTTGAATTCTGAAGGTGGTGGCAGCTTGGCTGTATTGGCGGACGACCAATCCGACTCCTTCACCACAGTTTCTCGCGACGGCGACGATCTTGCTGCGTTACTCTATACGTCGGGCACGACTGGCCGCTCTAAGGGGGCAATGTTGACGCAATCTAATTTGCTGTCAAACGCCCAAACACTTTCAGAGTTTTGGCGTTTTACTGCTGATGACGTTCTTTTGCATGCGCTACCAATCTTCCATACCCATGGGTTGTTTGTCGCACTCAACATCACACTTTTGGCAGGTGGGTCGTTAATCTTTATGCCGAAATTCGACACCGATTTTATGATCAAACATATGTGCCGTGCGACGACGATGATGGGCGTCCCTACATTTTATACTCGTCTGTTGGATGATCCGCGTTTTTCCATGCAGGTCGCACAACACATGCGCTTGTTCATATCTGGCAGTGCACCATTACTGGCCGAGACCCATGTGGCTTTTGAGCAGCGCACGGGTCACCGCATACTGGAACGCTATGGTATGACAGAAACCAATATGAACACGTCGAACCCTTTTGAAGGTGAGCGGCGGGCAGGAACAGTGGGCTTTCCTTTGCCGGGAGTTATGCTTAAAATTACCGACACTGCGACAGGGAAAACCTTGCCCAACGGTGACATTGGCCAGATCGAAGTAAGTGGGCCAAATGTGTTCAAGGGCTATTGGCAAATGCCAGAAAAGACTGCGGAGGAGTTACGCGAAAACGGCTTCTTTATTACTGGTGATTTAGGTCAGATTGATGAAGATGGATATCTCAAAATCGTTGGTCGCGATAAGGACCTCATCATCGCAGGCGGGTACAATATTTACCCCAAAGAGATCGAAATGTTGATTAATGATCAGCAAGATGTCCTGGAGAGCGCCGTAATTGGGATCCCACATTCTGATCTCGGTGAATCTATAATCGCCCTGATCGTAGCCAAAAAGGGTAGTATGCCGGATCTCGACCAGATTTCCCGCAATATTGCGCAATCCCTTGCCAAGTTTAAACAACCCAGCAAATTAATAATGGTCGCACAGCTGCCGCGTAATACTATGGGAAAAGTGCAAAAAAACGTTTTACGAGAGACCTACGGCGCGGACTTTTAA
- a CDS encoding malonyl-CoA decarboxylase, producing the protein MSLLADLLSTIFDRSTKATPNTKLDNRPIAKLILDLIGSRGEVRGMTLARQILDRYTAMSKAKKRDFFKYLATGLDIDPVDVRAALEAYEADPSRINYRSFMEVAEPARQELVRRLNQVPRATGSLVAMRQDLLELARTDASLSALDLDFRHLFSSWFNRGFLVLRPINWESPAHVLEKIIEYEAVHTIDSWSALRRRMQPPDRRCFAFFHPAMPDEPLIFVEVALTKGIPRSIQKILAEERDVLEEENADTAVFYSISNCQAGLAGISFGNLLIKQVVDDLSSQLLSLKTFVTLSPIPGFTQWLKVENLEDVATDERLPSLAAAYLIKAKRLDGSPLDPVARFHLGNGALVHAVHADANTSIKGQAQSRGVMVNYLYDLSTNAQNHEHFAGSFVIAASSDIKALAQAAEKLDT; encoded by the coding sequence ATGAGTCTACTGGCTGATCTTTTATCTACAATTTTTGACCGTTCAACAAAGGCTACGCCTAACACAAAATTGGACAACCGACCAATTGCAAAGCTGATTTTGGACTTAATTGGTAGTCGTGGCGAAGTGCGGGGTATGACTTTAGCGCGTCAAATTCTTGACCGCTACACCGCTATGAGTAAAGCCAAGAAAAGAGATTTTTTTAAGTACCTAGCAACGGGTCTAGATATTGACCCTGTTGATGTTCGCGCGGCACTTGAGGCTTACGAAGCTGATCCTTCGAGGATCAACTACCGTAGTTTTATGGAAGTAGCGGAACCTGCAAGGCAGGAATTGGTTCGACGGCTCAATCAGGTGCCAAGGGCGACAGGCAGCCTTGTGGCAATGCGTCAAGATTTATTAGAGTTGGCGCGTACGGATGCCTCTTTGTCCGCACTTGATCTTGATTTTCGACATCTCTTCTCATCTTGGTTTAACCGGGGATTCCTTGTTTTGCGCCCAATTAATTGGGAAAGCCCTGCGCATGTCCTTGAAAAGATTATCGAATATGAGGCAGTACACACCATCGATAGCTGGAGTGCGTTGCGTAGGCGTATGCAACCGCCTGACAGGCGCTGTTTTGCTTTCTTCCATCCCGCAATGCCGGATGAGCCGCTGATATTTGTTGAAGTCGCATTAACCAAGGGTATCCCTAGATCAATCCAAAAAATACTCGCTGAGGAGCGCGACGTGCTTGAAGAAGAAAACGCTGATACCGCTGTTTTCTACTCGATCTCTAATTGCCAAGCTGGTTTAGCTGGCATCTCGTTTGGTAATCTGTTGATTAAACAAGTAGTGGATGATCTTTCTAGTCAGTTACTGAGTCTTAAGACATTTGTGACACTGTCGCCAATTCCTGGTTTCACACAATGGCTCAAGGTTGAAAATTTAGAAGACGTTGCAACGGACGAACGGCTGCCATCACTTGCCGCAGCCTATCTAATTAAAGCAAAGAGACTGGACGGCTCTCCACTTGATCCTGTCGCACGATTCCACCTTGGAAATGGAGCGTTAGTTCATGCTGTGCATGCTGATGCCAATACATCCATTAAAGGCCAAGCTCAGTCACGAGGTGTTATGGTAAACTACCTTTATGATCTTTCAACTAATGCCCAAAATCATGAACACTTTGCTGGGTCGTTTGTAATAGCGGCATCATCTGACATCAAAGCACTGGCTCAAGCTGCTGAAAAACTTGATACTTAA
- a CDS encoding TRAP transporter permease, with protein sequence MSGGFIAGQLYFLYIEPISPYLHALMFACAVMSMAFIGFGLSNPKGTGERDRVVLIDWALAGLSIIPFLYAYFYVDFVQFLRRGSVPSQEDIAVGILFLTLLLEAGRRVIGPILPGIALTALLICVSANYLPPEWHIVPQLSVRRVVGSMFQTELGVFSQPVQVAMRWIFVFLLFGQCLLLAGGREFFMRVSMAAAGGLRGGPAYMAVIASALFGSLSGSNMANVMVTGQFTIPWIIRAGFSRRQAGAIESVSSTAGALTPPIMGAGALIMAEYTGVPYLTIVAAAIIPALLYYLTVGTYLFALTRRLGIEVTETPETESVGSLVLQYWPVLVGLGWLVWRIMTLYPLERGVLEACALLCIGGMVSNRSAYNVPNLRELTNGLTRQTIDIGIACAVSGILVGTILITGWGITIAGVILQLGSASTLIALFATMVVTIVLGMGTPGVAAYIITAAVVAAPLSQLGLPLIAVHMFIFYFSNFAGITPPVALTAFGAAGIAKSDPFKTGFLAMLMALPTYFLAYAFVLRPELLLLGEPMEIVVASVPTALGVTFFSLGTAGAIKQPLSGIERAVLVLSGVLLIEPAILTDVVGIAGGIGIYYLHNRRLGKYNQRNLVG encoded by the coding sequence ATGTCCGGCGGTTTCATCGCCGGGCAACTCTACTTTCTTTATATTGAGCCAATCAGCCCATATCTTCATGCATTGATGTTTGCATGCGCAGTGATGTCTATGGCGTTCATCGGATTTGGTCTCTCTAATCCCAAAGGGACTGGAGAACGTGATCGCGTAGTGCTAATAGATTGGGCGCTGGCAGGCCTTTCAATTATACCATTTTTGTATGCTTATTTTTACGTCGACTTCGTACAATTTTTACGACGGGGAAGTGTGCCTTCTCAAGAAGACATTGCTGTCGGAATCTTGTTTCTGACGCTGTTACTTGAAGCAGGGCGACGGGTGATCGGTCCGATCCTGCCTGGGATTGCTCTCACCGCGTTGCTAATCTGCGTATCTGCTAATTATCTTCCGCCTGAGTGGCACATCGTTCCACAATTGTCGGTCCGCCGTGTTGTTGGTTCGATGTTCCAAACTGAGCTCGGTGTATTTTCGCAGCCGGTACAGGTCGCGATGCGCTGGATTTTTGTCTTTTTGTTGTTTGGCCAGTGCCTTCTATTGGCGGGCGGCCGTGAGTTTTTTATGAGAGTGTCCATGGCGGCCGCAGGCGGCTTGCGCGGTGGCCCTGCCTATATGGCTGTGATCGCATCAGCATTGTTTGGATCGCTTTCTGGCTCAAACATGGCCAACGTTATGGTGACTGGACAGTTTACTATACCATGGATTATTCGGGCTGGCTTTTCGCGTCGTCAGGCCGGAGCAATTGAGTCTGTTTCCTCAACAGCGGGCGCCCTGACGCCGCCAATAATGGGCGCGGGCGCATTGATCATGGCAGAATATACAGGGGTGCCCTATCTCACAATTGTAGCCGCCGCGATAATTCCCGCTCTCTTATATTATCTTACTGTTGGTACATATCTCTTTGCTCTCACTCGCCGTCTTGGCATCGAGGTGACAGAAACACCTGAAACGGAAAGTGTTGGCAGTCTTGTGTTGCAGTATTGGCCGGTGCTTGTGGGGCTTGGCTGGTTGGTTTGGCGGATTATGACGCTTTACCCCTTAGAGCGTGGCGTGTTGGAGGCTTGTGCCCTTCTGTGCATCGGTGGCATGGTGTCGAACCGTTCCGCTTATAATGTGCCAAACCTACGGGAGCTCACCAACGGGCTCACGCGTCAGACTATCGATATCGGAATTGCTTGTGCTGTTTCGGGTATCTTGGTCGGCACGATCCTTATCACTGGATGGGGCATCACAATTGCTGGGGTTATACTGCAGCTTGGCAGCGCGTCTACTTTAATTGCTCTCTTTGCTACTATGGTTGTGACGATTGTGCTTGGGATGGGAACGCCTGGCGTGGCAGCGTATATTATTACGGCGGCCGTTGTCGCTGCGCCTTTGAGCCAGCTGGGCCTTCCTCTAATCGCAGTACATATGTTTATATTCTATTTTTCCAACTTTGCTGGAATTACACCTCCTGTTGCGCTGACCGCCTTTGGCGCTGCTGGCATAGCTAAATCTGATCCCTTTAAAACAGGATTTCTTGCAATGTTAATGGCGCTACCAACCTATTTTCTGGCTTATGCTTTCGTTCTGCGCCCAGAACTTCTTTTGCTAGGAGAACCAATGGAAATCGTTGTGGCATCGGTCCCAACTGCGCTAGGTGTTACTTTCTTTTCGTTGGGTACAGCTGGGGCAATCAAGCAGCCGCTCAGCGGAATTGAGCGCGCTGTCTTGGTCCTGAGCGGTGTTCTCTTGATTGAGCCAGCCATTTTAACAGACGTGGTTGGTATTGCTGGTGGTATTGGAATTTATTACCTCCACAATCGGCGTCTCGGGAAGTATAATCAACGCAACTTGGTTGGCTGA
- a CDS encoding TAXI family TRAP transporter solute-binding subunit — MITKHLKFLSVIALTTVALPLSAQDWTPGDNVSLRMAASQPVHAIYPISVGFKEIIEREIPGISIALTATQGGLENARLLSVGEVELANGNSLAAYSLRYGEFAADGEDPQEQLVALFPSYTWEIGTMVPADSDVETFRDLVGKRIAIGPIGSGAEATASQTLTAMGLTDDDFENVQRSAVDQMFGALSSGMADAVIWGTAHPTGRISEQAATRGLRFVPFAEADMEMVTKAYPYFHAGYLRDDLYEGQEGNALWTGGATHFWATTSLPDDLAYAMVKAVWENKEELVIRHVSQEFLDEELVRMQAVLMDFHPGAQRYFVEIGILEGL, encoded by the coding sequence ATGATTACGAAACATCTGAAATTTCTTTCGGTAATCGCACTCACTACAGTGGCGTTACCGCTTTCGGCACAAGACTGGACGCCGGGTGATAATGTCTCGTTGCGCATGGCAGCATCGCAGCCTGTGCATGCAATCTACCCAATCTCAGTGGGGTTCAAGGAAATAATTGAGCGAGAGATTCCTGGCATTTCCATTGCGCTCACCGCGACACAAGGCGGATTAGAGAATGCACGGCTACTGTCCGTTGGCGAAGTTGAATTGGCCAACGGAAATTCTCTTGCTGCATATTCACTGCGCTATGGCGAATTTGCGGCCGATGGCGAGGATCCACAAGAACAACTTGTTGCACTTTTTCCTAGTTATACTTGGGAAATTGGCACGATGGTCCCTGCGGATAGTGACGTAGAGACATTTCGTGATCTTGTCGGTAAGCGGATCGCTATCGGACCAATTGGATCAGGTGCCGAAGCGACCGCCTCACAGACGCTCACAGCAATGGGCTTAACGGATGACGACTTTGAAAATGTGCAGCGCAGCGCCGTTGATCAAATGTTTGGCGCTCTCTCTTCTGGCATGGCCGATGCAGTCATCTGGGGCACCGCGCACCCAACTGGCCGGATATCAGAGCAAGCGGCAACACGCGGTCTACGTTTCGTGCCTTTTGCGGAGGCAGACATGGAAATGGTCACAAAAGCTTATCCCTACTTCCACGCGGGTTACTTGCGAGATGATCTCTATGAAGGGCAAGAGGGCAATGCGCTCTGGACCGGTGGAGCAACTCATTTTTGGGCAACCACCTCGTTGCCTGATGATCTCGCGTACGCGATGGTCAAGGCTGTCTGGGAAAACAAAGAAGAGCTGGTTATCCGCCACGTCTCCCAAGAATTCCTCGATGAGGAACTTGTACGGATGCAAGCAGTATTGATGGATTTCCATCCCGGAGCCCAACGTTACTTCGTCGAAATTGGTATTCTTGAAGGTCTATGA
- a CDS encoding 3-isopropylmalate dehydratase small subunit, producing the protein MEGRAFILGNDIANDGHLMALEFALSRESDPEVLRHQIFKGLDEALAGQLTPGDLIVTGRRFAQGNPHIQGFIGLQGARIGLLTESIPSASYRLAINAGVPLLPSCPGLRAQTTQGDILRVDFETGSVINVTSGEELNFAPIPVHARAIIMAGGWPPMFEARLAAAKTVP; encoded by the coding sequence ATGGAAGGTCGCGCGTTCATCCTTGGGAATGACATTGCCAATGATGGGCATCTGATGGCGCTGGAGTTCGCTTTGTCGCGGGAGAGTGATCCGGAGGTCTTGCGCCATCAAATTTTCAAAGGTCTGGATGAAGCGCTTGCCGGTCAATTAACTCCGGGCGACCTGATCGTGACTGGACGTCGGTTCGCCCAAGGCAATCCACACATTCAAGGATTCATTGGCCTGCAAGGTGCAAGAATCGGGCTCCTGACTGAAAGTATACCTAGTGCAAGCTACCGCTTGGCGATCAACGCCGGGGTTCCCTTGCTGCCGAGTTGTCCCGGGTTGCGCGCGCAAACCACACAGGGTGACATTCTGCGAGTAGATTTCGAAACAGGCTCGGTCATAAACGTGACGAGTGGCGAAGAGTTAAACTTCGCTCCGATACCAGTACATGCTCGCGCCATAATTATGGCGGGAGGCTGGCCACCAATGTTCGAGGCAAGGCTGGCTGCAGCAAAAACAGTCCCGTGA
- a CDS encoding 3-isopropylmalate dehydratase large subunit has protein sequence MSERGFTIVEKILSRVCKQNLYAGALVFPEAELVTMHDWYAANAGAALEAFGVERLFDPSRVLISTDHEPLAVSPGAAIRQQRVRNFAKRYDVGHFHDVGRSGLGHVFPVETGLVRPGMFIAGYDTHVTNFGAVGAYGVAVLTEVTELLALGSVWQTVPETVRIELTGRMQQGVSIRDVAQRLLVTLDPELVDDAVIEFGGAGTAGLGIDARYTLCNTPTEIGARSSIVEPDKIVTDYLAGRCSEPVELLKADTDARYRAVVKVDLSTCEPQVSLPPRPENVADVSTVAGREIDHAYIGSCASGMLTDLRVAAELLRGRQVNPRVRLFVTPVSQEVASAAAQEGLMEVFIKAGAIITQAGCGVCAGGRIGPVAPGEVSIGTGTRNDPGRLGAHDATLYLASPATVAASAITGKITDARFLSGTVL, from the coding sequence ATGAGTGAAAGAGGTTTTACGATTGTTGAAAAAATTCTTTCACGCGTGTGCAAACAGAATCTTTATGCAGGTGCCTTAGTATTTCCCGAGGCCGAACTGGTGACAATGCATGATTGGTACGCCGCCAATGCTGGAGCGGCCCTGGAGGCGTTTGGTGTTGAGCGATTGTTTGATCCCAGTCGTGTGTTGATTTCGACCGACCACGAGCCCTTGGCGGTATCACCTGGTGCTGCAATCCGTCAGCAGCGGGTCCGTAATTTTGCTAAACGATATGATGTGGGACACTTTCACGATGTAGGCCGCAGCGGTTTGGGACATGTGTTTCCCGTAGAGACCGGCCTTGTAAGGCCTGGAATGTTTATTGCGGGCTATGATACTCATGTGACAAATTTTGGTGCAGTCGGGGCTTATGGAGTCGCGGTCCTGACCGAGGTGACAGAGCTTCTGGCACTGGGATCAGTTTGGCAAACTGTTCCAGAGACGGTCCGCATTGAGCTAACCGGCCGAATGCAGCAAGGCGTGTCAATTCGCGATGTGGCGCAAAGGCTCCTTGTCACTTTGGACCCCGAACTCGTGGATGATGCGGTTATCGAATTTGGTGGTGCAGGCACGGCAGGTCTGGGGATAGATGCTCGGTATACGCTCTGCAACACACCGACTGAGATTGGAGCAAGATCATCCATTGTAGAGCCTGACAAAATTGTAACGGACTATCTTGCGGGACGCTGCTCAGAGCCGGTGGAATTGCTGAAAGCGGATACCGATGCACGCTACCGTGCGGTGGTTAAAGTGGACCTAAGCACCTGCGAACCCCAAGTCTCTCTGCCACCGCGACCAGAGAACGTAGCTGATGTGTCTACAGTAGCCGGACGCGAGATTGATCACGCATATATTGGCTCATGTGCATCTGGTATGTTGACTGATCTGCGGGTTGCCGCTGAATTGCTACGAGGAAGGCAGGTAAACCCACGCGTTCGTCTATTCGTCACACCCGTGTCTCAGGAAGTTGCAAGCGCTGCGGCTCAAGAGGGACTGATGGAGGTTTTCATCAAAGCGGGCGCCATTATCACACAGGCGGGGTGCGGTGTTTGCGCTGGTGGGCGCATCGGTCCAGTAGCACCTGGGGAGGTCTCGATTGGGACTGGTACACGAAATGATCCAGGTCGTCTTGGGGCACATGATGCCACTCTATATCTGGCAAGTCCGGCAACCGTGGCAGCCTCCGCTATCACAGGTAAAATTACAGATGCACGTTTTCTTTCGGGGACGGTGCTATGA
- a CDS encoding IclR family transcriptional regulator has product MVKSASRAIDILETLAADPQGLSHANLADRLAIPRSSLTGLLDVLVARNFVEWDPATRHYFVGFAALRLGQSYLGRLDLVQCARPLLAQLSEEIGEACALTVRRKNMILVVAKIDDPNPYRPSLSLQLGHSGPLYASASGKAMLATEGGSAIAAYLTALDTMPTDPERKLDAQALRQDLETVMDTGFGWSRGEMFENIVAVGVAIRGSSEEVIAGISVSLPQERNTPELLMKIKLALKICAQSLSVKMGAEV; this is encoded by the coding sequence ATGGTAAAATCAGCCAGTCGAGCGATCGACATTCTGGAAACACTGGCAGCTGATCCGCAAGGACTGTCCCATGCCAACCTCGCGGATCGGCTCGCAATTCCGCGCAGTAGTTTAACGGGCTTACTGGACGTTTTGGTCGCACGTAACTTCGTGGAGTGGGATCCGGCGACCCGGCATTATTTCGTTGGATTTGCTGCGCTTCGGCTTGGCCAATCTTATCTAGGAAGGCTTGATCTCGTTCAGTGCGCTAGGCCCTTATTGGCTCAGCTATCTGAGGAAATTGGAGAGGCTTGTGCTCTGACGGTCCGCCGCAAGAATATGATCTTGGTGGTCGCCAAGATAGACGATCCCAATCCCTACAGGCCATCGCTGTCACTGCAGCTTGGCCACTCCGGCCCACTTTACGCTTCGGCTAGTGGCAAAGCGATGCTTGCGACAGAAGGTGGGTCAGCAATTGCAGCTTACCTTACTGCGCTCGATACAATGCCAACGGACCCTGAGCGCAAGTTGGACGCTCAAGCGCTCAGGCAAGATCTCGAGACAGTTATGGACACAGGCTTTGGATGGAGCCGTGGCGAAATGTTCGAAAATATCGTCGCTGTTGGCGTCGCGATCCGGGGAAGTTCCGAGGAGGTTATCGCAGGCATCTCGGTATCACTGCCTCAAGAGCGCAATACGCCAGAACTTTTGATGAAAATAAAATTGGCACTCAAAATCTGTGCACAATCCTTGTCGGTTAAAATGGGAGCCGAGGTATGA
- a CDS encoding isocitrate lyase/PEP mutase family protein — translation MFSNTKLFRRLMSGAVCFPAPGVFDGFSARLAERTGAQILHASGGAISRAIGYSDTGLVTMTEMLGRIDEIIAACDAPVFADADTGFGNTTNAARTARCYHAAGVAGLHVEDQTFPKRCGHMSGVTIIPAQEMADKINAMKNKVGDDMLIAARTDAVSVEGLDAALHRMDLYVKAGADMAFVEGITNISEVRVIAAALPSVPLVFNQGNASSGGAINLDALAENAVRIALYPGDLQRGAGWAIQATMEAILKTNSTVSVANQMFTNAERDGLFDQD, via the coding sequence ATGTTCAGTAATACAAAGCTATTTCGTCGCCTGATGTCCGGCGCTGTTTGCTTTCCGGCACCCGGCGTATTTGACGGCTTTTCAGCGCGTCTAGCTGAGCGTACTGGAGCGCAAATACTTCACGCCAGCGGAGGAGCAATTTCGCGTGCGATCGGTTATTCAGATACGGGTCTGGTGACCATGACTGAAATGCTGGGACGCATAGACGAGATCATCGCTGCTTGTGATGCGCCGGTTTTCGCGGATGCCGATACAGGCTTCGGCAATACGACGAACGCAGCACGGACCGCCCGATGCTACCATGCCGCTGGTGTCGCTGGGCTGCATGTTGAGGACCAGACCTTCCCTAAGCGTTGTGGACACATGAGCGGCGTGACAATCATCCCCGCGCAAGAAATGGCCGATAAAATCAACGCTATGAAAAATAAGGTCGGTGACGATATGCTGATTGCGGCGCGCACTGACGCAGTTTCCGTCGAGGGACTAGATGCGGCGCTGCACCGTATGGACCTTTACGTTAAAGCCGGTGCCGATATGGCCTTTGTCGAAGGTATCACTAACATTTCAGAGGTGCGAGTCATCGCGGCCGCTCTTCCCAGCGTTCCGCTCGTTTTCAATCAAGGCAATGCATCGAGTGGTGGTGCTATCAATCTTGATGCGCTCGCGGAGAACGCCGTCCGTATTGCGCTTTATCCTGGCGACCTCCAACGCGGTGCAGGTTGGGCAATACAAGCGACGATGGAGGCCATTTTGAAAACAAACTCAACCGTGTCTGTTGCCAATCAGATGTTCACAAATGCAGAACGCGACGGCTTGTTTGACCAAGACTAA
- a CDS encoding amidase, translated as MSVIELAKATLERIAADEDRIRAFVHIDHDTVYAEAKRLQNTGTKGPLSGDVIAIKDLFDVAGMPTRCGSAIYGEHQAQRDSAAVASIRAAGGLIVGKSVTTEFAYMTPGPTRNPHNFDRTPGGSSSGSAASVAAHFVTMATGTQTAGSIIRPAAFCGVVGFKPSFASISRSGLSVFGETLDTIGGFSRDVATVSRFVGVMADRPGLITPERIRVPKLALWRTPDADQADDAALAELERVANAAARAGAVVTEFVGGSGWSALLQAHTTIMAHEGARSLGYEFTAHPNLLSTSLHDFLSKGAKIDGETYLKARQISIQESAKLLVEMSSFDAILTLSAVGEAPCSTISTGNPHFNKVWTLVGGPAFHLPTGTGPTGMPLGVQVCCAPQEDERAAAVALWLEAAIGYC; from the coding sequence ATGTCTGTGATAGAGCTCGCCAAAGCCACACTGGAACGCATTGCAGCCGATGAAGATCGGATAAGAGCGTTCGTGCATATTGATCATGACACAGTATATGCCGAAGCAAAACGCCTTCAGAATACAGGTACAAAAGGGCCATTGTCAGGAGATGTCATCGCGATTAAGGATCTCTTCGACGTAGCAGGCATGCCGACACGATGCGGCTCAGCCATCTACGGAGAACACCAAGCACAGCGCGACTCTGCGGCGGTTGCGTCAATCCGAGCGGCAGGCGGCCTTATCGTAGGCAAGTCAGTCACAACGGAATTCGCGTACATGACGCCTGGTCCAACACGCAATCCCCACAATTTTGACCGAACGCCCGGCGGCTCGTCTAGCGGGTCGGCCGCATCGGTTGCGGCGCATTTCGTTACCATGGCGACCGGGACACAAACGGCTGGATCTATAATTCGCCCAGCCGCTTTTTGTGGCGTCGTCGGCTTTAAGCCAAGTTTTGCATCAATCAGTCGCAGCGGTTTATCTGTTTTTGGGGAAACATTAGATACGATTGGAGGATTTTCTCGTGATGTCGCGACTGTATCAAGGTTTGTGGGCGTCATGGCAGACCGGCCTGGACTTATTACGCCAGAGCGCATTAGAGTTCCCAAACTTGCACTTTGGCGCACGCCCGATGCGGATCAGGCAGACGACGCCGCATTGGCAGAACTGGAGCGCGTAGCGAATGCAGCTGCACGTGCGGGTGCTGTCGTAACTGAATTTGTGGGCGGATCAGGGTGGAGCGCTCTACTGCAAGCCCATACAACTATTATGGCCCACGAAGGAGCGCGTTCCTTGGGATATGAGTTTACCGCACATCCCAACCTGTTAAGCACTTCTCTTCATGACTTCTTGTCCAAGGGCGCAAAAATTGATGGTGAAACTTATCTTAAAGCTCGACAGATCTCTATCCAAGAGAGCGCAAAACTACTCGTGGAAATGTCTAGTTTTGATGCAATTTTGACCTTGAGCGCGGTTGGTGAAGCGCCATGCTCTACAATAAGCACTGGTAACCCGCACTTTAACAAGGTTTGGACTCTGGTGGGCGGGCCAGCCTTTCATCTACCTACGGGCACAGGGCCGACGGGCATGCCTCTCGGAGTCCAAGTTTGTTGTGCCCCGCAGGAAGATGAGCGTGCCGCTGCCGTAGCCTTATGGTTGGAAGCAGCGATAGGATATTGTTAA